In the Oceanibaculum indicum P24 genome, TTCCCCTGTTTGCCGGCATGTCGCTGGCGTCCATCGGCCTGTTGCTGGCTGTCGAGGGCCGGGTAGCCGGTCTGGCGGACGAGGTGTTCGCCAAGCTGTCGAATTATCTGCTGGTGGCGATCCCGCTGTTCGCCTTCATGGCGCATGTGATGATCAAGGCCCGCGTGGTGGACGATCTCTATGCGCTGGCGCATACGCTGGTGCGGCATTGGCCGGGCGGTCTGGGTGTCGCCACCGTCATGGCCTGCACCATCTTCGCCGCGATCAGCGGTTCCTCCGTCGCCACCGCGCTGACCATCGGCACGGCGGCGATCCCGCAGATGCTGCGCTATGGCTACAAGCCGCATGCTGCCTATGGCGTGCTGGCCGCCGGCGGCACGCTGGGCATCCTGATCCCGCCATCGGGGCCGATGGTGCTCTATGGCGTCGTCTCTGATACCTCCATCGGCGCGCTGTTCGTCGCCGGCATCATTCCCGGCGCACTGATGGCGCTGCTGTTCTCGCTCTATTGCGTGCTGCACAGCCTGCTGACCCGGCAGACCGAGCGTCCGCCGCGCGCCAGCTGGTCCGAGGTCTGGCCGAGCCTGAAACGCGGCTTCTGGGCGCTGCTGCTGCCCCCCATCGTGCTGGGCGGCATGTATGCCGGCGTGTTCACCGCGACCGAGGCGGCCGCCGTCGGCGCCATCGCTGCGATCCTGATCGCGCGCTTCGCCTATGGGAGGCTCAGCCTTGCCGACCTGTACGACGCGGCACGCGATTCGGTTGGCACCACCGGCATGCTGTTCATGATCCTGGCGGCGGCCGCCATGTTCGGCCATGTCATCTCCGTCCTGGGGCTGCCGCGCCAGCTGGTGGAGATCACCACGGCGCTGGGCATCGGGCCGATCACCTTCATGCTGGCGGTGATGGCGCTGATCTTCCTGCTGGGCATGTTCCTGGAGACCATCTCCATCATCCTCATCACCACGCCCATCGTGCTGCCGGTGATGCTGCTGCTGGAGATCAATCCGGTCTGGTACGGCGTGCTGCTGACGATCAATCTGGAACTGGCGCTGATCACCCCGCCCGTGGGCATGAACCTGTTCGTCATCAAAGGCATCACCGGCGGGGCCATGGGCCCCATCGTGCGCGGCGTGCTGCCCTATGTCGCGATCATGCTGGCGACGCTGTTCCTGGTGCTGTTCTTCCCGGAACTGGCGCTGTGGCTGCCCTCCACCATGGCGCTGGGGCGGTAATCGGGAATATTCCGGCGGGTTCTGCGTCCATACGGGTGATTGCCACTTTTTCGGCAGATTTGCGCCGTCCTCCGGGCTTAGTTGCCGCCCAGCCTTACGGCATGAAAGGCTGGATGGAGAATGCCCGGAAAAAGGGCGTTGGCGGGCCGGAGCTTGCGGAAC is a window encoding:
- a CDS encoding TRAP transporter large permease, giving the protein MTLAWILIGLLAVLLTGIPLFAGMSLASIGLLLAVEGRVAGLADEVFAKLSNYLLVAIPLFAFMAHVMIKARVVDDLYALAHTLVRHWPGGLGVATVMACTIFAAISGSSVATALTIGTAAIPQMLRYGYKPHAAYGVLAAGGTLGILIPPSGPMVLYGVVSDTSIGALFVAGIIPGALMALLFSLYCVLHSLLTRQTERPPRASWSEVWPSLKRGFWALLLPPIVLGGMYAGVFTATEAAAVGAIAAILIARFAYGRLSLADLYDAARDSVGTTGMLFMILAAAAMFGHVISVLGLPRQLVEITTALGIGPITFMLAVMALIFLLGMFLETISIILITTPIVLPVMLLLEINPVWYGVLLTINLELALITPPVGMNLFVIKGITGGAMGPIVRGVLPYVAIMLATLFLVLFFPELALWLPSTMALGR